In one window of Myotis daubentonii chromosome 13, mMyoDau2.1, whole genome shotgun sequence DNA:
- the LOC132214545 gene encoding large ribosomal subunit protein eL39-like translates to MSSHKTFRIKRFLAKKQKQNRLIPQCFQMKTGNEIRYSSKGRHWRRTKLGL, encoded by the coding sequence ATGTCTTCCCACAAGACTTTCAGAATCAAGAGGTTCCTGgccaagaaacaaaagcagaataggctcattccccagtgtttTCAGATGAAAACTGGTAATGAAATCAGGTACAGCTCGAAGGGGAGACATTGGAGACGAACCAAACTGGGTCTATGA